The following are encoded together in the Lactuca sativa cultivar Salinas chromosome 1, Lsat_Salinas_v11, whole genome shotgun sequence genome:
- the LOC111896716 gene encoding uncharacterized protein LOC111896716, translating into MDTTEKRTNKKERAKERREKRHQEISRLRTVPYSDHDRWWSADTIAVVTGANRGIGFEIARQLAFHGLTVVLTSRDTTAGEETTKTLQEEGLKVVFHQLDILNHESIDSFCAWVNEKYGGIDILVNNAGISHNTGSDNSVEFAEKVINTNYVGTKNMIKASLPLMKPSAEGARIVNVSSRLGRLNGRRNRIGDLGLREKLEDVELLSEDLIDGTMNKFLEEVKDGSWISGGWPQNNTDYSLSKLAVNGYTRVMGRILSERDDSEKIYISCCCPGWVKTAMTGWAGQTSPEEGADTAVWLALIRDQSVNGKFFAERREINF; encoded by the exons ATGGACACTACAGAGAAACGTACGAATAAAAAGGAGAGAGCCAAGGAGCGTAGAGAGAAACGTCACCAAGAGATCTCTCGCCTCCGTACAGTTCCTTATTCAGACCACGACAG GTGGTGGTCTGCAGACACAATAGCGGTGGTGACCGGAGCCAATCGGGGAATTGGATTCGAGATCGCACGCCAGCTCGCATTCCATGGATTGACAGTCGTTCTTACTTCAAGAGACACTACTGCTGGGGAAGAAACAACCAAAACCCTACAGGAAGAAGGATTGAAAGTCGTCTTCCATCAACTCGATATTTTAAACCATGAATCCATCGATTCCTTTTGTGCTTGGGTAAATGAAAAGTATGGTGGTATAGACATTCTGGTAAACAATGCAGGAATAAGTCATAATACCGGATCTGATAATTCCGTTGAGTTTGCTGAAAAGGTAATCAACACAAACTATGTCGGAACCAAAAACATGATTAAAGCTTCGCTTCCATTGATGAAACCTTCTGCTGAAGGTGCTCGGATTGTTAATGTGAGCTCGCGATTGGGAAGACTTAATGGCAGAAGAAAT AGGATAGGGGATCTTGGATTGAGAGAGAAATTAGAAGATGTGGAGTTGTTATCCGAAGATCTGATTGATGGGACGATGAACAAGTTCTTGGAAGAAGTGAAAGATGGGAGTTGGATCTCGGGAGGATGGCCTCAAAACAATACTGATTATTCATTGTCGAAGCTTGCAGTGAATGGTTACACGAGGGTTATGGGTAGGATATTGTCTGAAAGAGATGATAGTGAGAAGATATATATCAGCTGCTGCTGCCCGGGGTGGGTGAAAACTGCCATGACTGGATGGGCAGGTCAGACTTCACCTGAGGAAGGAGCTGATACTGCTGTATGGCTTGCTTTGATTAGGGACCAGTCTGTTAATGGCAAATTCTTTGCAGAGAGACGTGAGATTAATTTCTAA